A genome region from Hevea brasiliensis isolate MT/VB/25A 57/8 chromosome 7, ASM3005281v1, whole genome shotgun sequence includes the following:
- the LOC110658817 gene encoding L-type lectin-domain containing receptor kinase IX.1-like: MDLYGSSSCLLYTLVMAISIFLFMLFLPIANSLSFNFTTFDPNMADISFQGDAFTSNNVLQLTKNEKVDDNDNFRYSVGRASYKHPVRLWDAKTRRLTDFTAHFSFIMKRIHDKYQSGDGMSFFIAPVDSQIPDNSSGGFLALFNNDTALNASKENQIIAVEFDSFKNAWDPDGNHVGILVNSIISVTNVTWNSSITNGSQANAWVSYNSTTRNLSVFLTYAQNPVFSGNSSLSYIVDLRDFLPEWVRVGFSASTGMSVELHNIISWDFDSSLEINQKARHKTGLLVCISVDLGIFACAVIGVFWLVFWRKRHGGRNEDEADDVSMDDEFEKRTGPKRFTFAELSRATSDFAESGKLGEGGFGGVYKGLLSESNTQIAVKKFSRGSKQGKKEYVSEVKIITRLRHRNLVQLIGLCHERGEFLLVYEFLPNGSLDSHLFGGETMLIWSVRYKIAFGLASALLYLHEEWEQCVVHRDIKSSNVMLDSNFNAKLGDFGLARLVDHELGSQTTVLAGTMGYLAPECVTTGKASKESDVYGFGVVALEITSGRRPVDTTQEPNKVRLVE, encoded by the coding sequence ATGGATCTCTATGGCTCAAGTTCATGCCTTCTCTATACTCTTGTCATGGCAATCTCCATTTTCTTGTTCATGCTGTTTCTGCCCATTGCAAACTCACTGTCCTTCAACTTCACTACTTTTGATCCCAATATGGCAGATATATCCTTCCAGGGCGATGCTTTCACGTCCAATAATGTTCTTCAACTGACAAAGAATGAAAAAGTTGACGATAACGATAACTTCAGATACAGCGTTGGCCGGGCCTCATATAAGCATCCAGTGCGACTTTGGGATGCCAAGACAAGAAGGCTTACAGACTTCACCGCCCACTTCTCCTTCATCATGAAAAGGATTCATGACAAATACCAATCTGGCGATGGGATGTCTTTTTTCATCGCACCAGTTGACTCTCAGATCCCAGACAATTCGAGTGGTGGTTTTCTTGCATTATTTAATAATGATACTGCCTTAAATGCCTCCAAAGAAAATCAAATCATTGCGGTTGAGTTTGATAGTTTTAAAAACGCATGGGATCCGGACGGTAATCATGTAGGCATCCTTGTGAATTCAATTATATCTGTGACAAATGTAACATGGAACAGCAGCATTACGAACGGGTCACAGGCTAATGCATGGGTAAGTTATAACTCCACTACCAGAAATTTAAGTGTTTTTCTAACTTACGCCCAGAATCCTGTGTTTAGTGGTAATTCTAGCCTTTCATATATTGTTGATTTGAGAGATTTTTTGCCCGAATGGGTTAGAGTAGGTTTCTCTGCTTCAACAGGGATGTCGGTTGAATTACATAACATTATCTCTTGGGATTTTGAttcaagcttggaaattaatcagAAAGCCAGGCACAAAACAGGATTGCTTGTTTGTATATCTGTGGATTTGGGGATCTTCGCTTGTGCTGTAATAGGTGTGTTTTGGTTAGTGTTTTGGAGAAAAAGGCATGGTGGTAGAAACGAAGATGAGGCTGATGATGTTTCTATGGATGATGAATTTGAAAAAAGAACAGGACCTAAGAGGTTCACTTTTGCTGAACTAAGTCGCGCAACAAGCGACTTTGCTGAGAGTGGAAAGCTAGGGGAAGGAGGATTCGGAGGCGTTTACAAGGGACTGTTGAGCGAATCCAACACACAAATAGCTGTTAAGAAGTTCTCAAGGGGATCGAAACAGGGTAAAAAGGAGTACGTATCAGAAGTGAAGATCATTACTCGATTGAGACACAGAAATTTGGTTCAACTTATTGGTTTGTGCCATGAAAGAGGTGAGTTCCTTCTTGTCTACGAGTTCCTGCCTAATGGAAGCCTCGACTCCCATCTCTTTGGAGGGGAAACTATGTTAATTTGGAGTGTGAGGTACAAAATCGCTTTTGGGTTGGCTTCTGCCCTGTTATATCTCCATGAAGAGTGGGAACAATGTGTAGTACATAGAGATATCAAGTCCAGCAACGTCATGTTGGATTCAAATTTCAATGCCAAGCTTGGTGATTTTGGTCTGGCCAGACTTGTAGACCATGAGCTGGGTTCGCAGACAACAGTTTTGGCAGGCACGATGGGCTACTTAGCTCCAGAATGTGTCACCACAGGGAAAGCCAGTAAAGAATCGGATGTGTACGGTTTCGGGGTGGTAGCACTCGAAATCACAAGTGGAAGGAGGCCAGTCGATACAACGCAAGAACCAAATAAGGTAAGGCTTGTGGAATAG
- the LOC110658820 gene encoding L-type lectin-domain containing receptor kinase IX.1-like, translating into MDLHSSSSSFLYTLAMAISIFLFMLFLPIANSLSFNFTTFDPNMVDISFQGDAFSSSNVLQLTKNAQDANLTSSVGRASYKYPVRLWDAKTRRLTDFTTHFSFIMKAVDPNRFGDGMSFFIAPFDSQIPYNSSGGFLALFNRDTAFNASKENQIIAVEFDSFQNPWDPSDNHVGINVNSIISVTNVTWKSSIRNGSQANAWVSYNSTTRNLSVFLTYAQNPVFSGNSSLSYIVDLRDFLPEWVRVGFSASTGSWVELHKVISWDFDSSLEINQKARNKTGLLVGISVGLGFLACAIIGVIWLVFWRRRHGGRNEDEADDISMDDEFEKGTGPKRFTFTELSRATSNFAESGKLGEGGFGGVYKGLLSESNTQIAVKKVSRGSKQGKKEYVSEVKIISRLRHRNLVQLIGWCHERGEFLLVYEFMPNGSLDYHLFGGETMLIWSVRYKIALGLASALLYLHEEWEQCVVHRDIKSSNVMLDSNFNAKLGDFGLARLVDHELGSQTTVLAGTMGYLAPECVTTGKASKESDVYSFGVVALEITCGRRPVDTRQEPNKVRLVQWVWDLYGKGQLLEAVDIRLSKEFDERQLECLMIVGLWCCHPDSALRPPIRQVINVLNFEAPLPSLPAKLPVPMYCAPPMSQCKFSYTSSGLTTSESSCTTNSSLLTGGSAKSLLKQEKHNV; encoded by the coding sequence ATGGACCTCCATAGCTCAAGTTCAAGCTTTCTTTATACTCTTGCCATGGCAATCTCCATTTTCTTGTTCATGCTGTTTCTGCCCATTGCAAACTCACTGTCCTTCAACTTCACTACTTTTGATCCCAATATGGTAGATATATCTTTCCAGGGAGATGCTTTTTCGTCTAGTAATGTTCTTCAACTGACAAAGAATGCACAAGATGCTAACCTCACCAGTAGCGTCGGCCGGGCCTCATATAAGTATCCTGTGCGACTTTGGGATGCCAAGACAAGAAGGCTTACAGACTTCACCACCCACTTCTCCTTCATCATGAAAGCGGTTGACCCAAATCGGTTTGGCGATGGGATGTCTTTTTTCATCGCACCTTTTGATTCTCAGATCCCATACAACTCGAGTGGCGGTTTTCTTGCATTATTTAATCGTGATACTGCTTTCAATGCCTCCAAAGAAAATCAAATCATTGCAGTTGAGTTTGATAGTTTTCAAAATCCTTGGGATCCGAGCGATAATCATGTGGGCATCAATGTGAATTCAATTATATCTGTGACAAATGTAACATGGAAGAGCAGCATTAGAAACGGGTCACAGGCTAATGCATGGGTAAGTTATAATTCCACCACCAGAAATTTAAGTGTTTTTCTAACTTATGCCCAGAATCCTGTGTTTAGTGGTAATTCTAGCCTTTCATACATTGTTGATTTGAGGGATTTTTTGCCCGAATGGGTTAGAGTAGGTTTCTCTGCGTCTACAGGGTCTTGGGTTGAACTACATAAAGTTATCTCTTGGGATTTTGATTCCAGCTTGGAAATTAATCAGAAAGCCAGAAACAAAACAGGATTGCTTGTTGGTATATCTGTGGGTTTGGGATTCTTGGCTTGTGCTATCATAGGTGTGATTTGGTTAGTGTTTTGGAGAAGAAGGCATGGTGGGAGAAACGAAGATGAGGCTGATGATATTTCCATGGATGATGAATTTGAAAAAGGAACGGGACCTAAGAGATTTACTTTCACTGAACTAAGTCGCGCAACAAGCAACTTTGCTGAGAGTGGAAAGCTAGGGGAAGGAGGATTCGGAGGCGTTTACAAGGGATTGTTGAGCGAATCCAACACACAAATCGCTGTTAAGAAGGTCTCAAGAGGATCAAAACAAGGTAAAAAGGAGTACGTATCAGAAGTGAAGATCATTAGTCGTTTGAGACACAGAAATTTGGTTCAACTTATTGGTTGGTGCCATGAAAGAGGTGAGTTCCTTCTTGTTTACGAGTTCATGCCCAATGGAAGCCTTGATTACCATCTCTTTGGAGGGGAAACTATGTTAATTTGGAGTGTGAGGTACAAAATTGCTCTCGGGCTGGCTTCTGCCCTGTTATATCTCCATGAAGAGTGGGAGCAATGCGTAGTGCATAGAGACATCAAGTCCAGCAATGTAATGTTGGATTCAAATTTCAATGCCAAGCTTGGTGACTTTGGTCTGGCCAGACTTGTAGACCATGAGCTGGGTTCGCAAACTACAGTTTTGGCAGGCACGATGGGCTATTTAGCTCCAGAATGTGTCACCACAGGCAAAGCCAGTAAAGAATCAGATGTATACAGTTTCGGGGTGGTTGCACTCGAAATCACATGTGGAAGGAGACCAGTCGATACAAGGCAAGAACCAAATAAGGTAAGGCTTGTGCAGTGGGTATGGGACCTGTATGGTAAAGGGCAGCTTCTGGAAGCTGTGGACATAAGGTTGAGTAAAGAATTTGATGAGCGGCAATTGGAATGCTTGATGATTGTTGGATTATGGTGCTGCCATCCTGACTCTGCACTTCGGCCACCTATAAGGCAAGTGATAAATGTCCTGAATTTTGAAGCTCCATTGCCTAGCCTTCCAGCAAAGTTGCCAGTGCCAATGTATTGTGCACCTCCCATGAGTCAGTGCAAGTTCTCCTACACATCTTCGGGCTTGACAACTTCTGAGAGCAGCTGCACTACGAATTCCTCGCTCTTGACAGGCGGGTCTGCAAAATCTCTTTTGAAACAAGAGAAACATAATGTCTGA
- the LOC110658830 gene encoding APO protein 4, mitochondrial, which produces MALRKIMWQNLAGDCGRCITHFRFYSSQIVWKALRPMILKRIEKGPKNYPIRDMVPVAKNVLKARMLLIQGVSTLIQVIPVVKCKFCLEVYIGEKGHLIQTCWGYSGGPKNRVHEWITGGLNDILVPVETFCLNDKFQKVIKHDRRFNFGRIPAVVELCRQAGADLTTENLYSGTSISHSRLGGIDGAESLSPGDLSVVANGTLRAWETLRSGVPKLLSVYPAKVCKYCSEIHIGPSGHNARLCGMFRHENWHESHFWKKAGIDDLVPPKIVWRQRPQDPPVLSNKGREFYGHAPAVVDLCTKAGAIAPSKYSCMMKVQGLSAPV; this is translated from the exons ATGGCTTTGAGGAAGATAATGTGGCAAAATCTTGCGGGAGATTGCGGTAGATGCATTACGCACTTCAGATTTTATAGCTCCCAAATTGTCTGGAAAGCTCTGCGGCCTATGATACTGAAGAGAATAGAAAAAGGGCCTAAGAACTATCCTATTCGGGACATGGTTCCCGTTGCAAAAAATGTCCTCAAGGCCAGAATGCTTCTTATTCAAGGCGTATCCACTCTGATCCAAGTAATTCCCGTAGTTAAGTGCAA GTTCTGTCTAGAAGTTTATATTGGAGAGAAAGGTCATTTAATTCAGACTTGCTGGGGTTACAGCGGTGGGCCTAAAAATCGGGTTCATGAATGGATTACTGGTGGTTTAAATGATATACTTGTTCCAGTAGAGACATTTTGCCTGAATGATAAGTTCCAAAAGGTTATTAAACATGACCGAAGATTCAATTTTGGTCGTATTCCTGCAGTTGTTGAGCTGTGCAGGCAGGCAGGTGCTGATCTAACTACTGAGAATTTGTACTCCGGTACAAGTATTTCCCACAGTCGCCTCGGTGGCATTGATGGAGCTGAGTCTTTGTCACCTGGGGATCTTAGCGTTGTAGCCAATGGAACTTTGAGAGCATGGGAGACTCTTAGATCAGGGGTGCCAAAGTTGTTGTCCGTTTATCCAGCAAAAGTTTGCAAGTACTGTTCAGAAATTCATATAGGGCCATCTGGACACAATGCTCGCCTTTGTGGTATGTTTAGGCATGAGAATTGGCATGAATCACACTTTTGGAAGAAGGCTGGAATAGATGATCTGGTGCCTCCGAAGATTGTGTGGCGGCAACGACCTCAAGATCCTCCAGTTCTCTCAAATAAGGGGCGGGAGTTTTATGGACATGCACCAGCAGTGGTGGATCTATGCACAAAGGCTGGTGCTATTGCACCATCAAAGTATTCTTGCATGATGAAAGTTCAGGGTTTGTCAGCACCAGTTTGA